One window from the genome of Salisaeta longa DSM 21114 encodes:
- a CDS encoding TlpA family protein disulfide reductase: protein MRFLLACAWFVWLTVPVHAQSAADDETCVAEAWEAAPTAAVDTAATSAAAPTPTTTESVALNDSRPALSANAATAAEQAVQQQIRQDGVHVVHFWAPWCGNSLRELKSGWADLVEAHPNVTFTFVTVWNNGQSGADTLAAHNIPGRVTERTLADLGPNSITTNEHRRRQFLGLPVTWIPTTWIFHNNGELAFALNYGELPMDTLARLIGMTQQEW from the coding sequence ATGCGATTTTTGCTTGCCTGCGCATGGTTCGTATGGCTCACCGTTCCCGTGCACGCCCAGTCGGCGGCCGACGACGAAACGTGTGTTGCCGAAGCCTGGGAGGCAGCGCCCACCGCAGCGGTTGACACTGCGGCTACCTCTGCAGCAGCACCTACACCAACCACAACTGAATCCGTGGCGCTAAACGATTCCCGCCCGGCCTTGTCTGCCAATGCAGCTACAGCGGCCGAGCAAGCCGTGCAACAGCAAATTCGGCAGGACGGCGTGCACGTGGTGCACTTCTGGGCGCCCTGGTGTGGCAACTCGCTCCGTGAGCTGAAAAGCGGTTGGGCCGATCTGGTGGAAGCACACCCCAACGTCACGTTTACGTTTGTGACCGTCTGGAATAACGGACAGTCCGGCGCCGACACCCTCGCCGCCCACAACATTCCGGGGCGCGTGACCGAACGCACGCTCGCCGATCTTGGGCCCAACAGCATCACCACCAACGAACATCGCCGCCGCCAGTTCTTGGGGCTTCCGGTCACCTGGATTCCCACCACCTGGATCTTTCATAACAACGGCGAGCTCGCGTTTGCACTGAACTACGGCGAGCTGCCGATGGACACCCTGGCGCGCCTGATTGGCATGACGCAGCAGGAATGGTAG
- the rsmI gene encoding 16S rRNA (cytidine(1402)-2'-O)-methyltransferase, which produces MLYLVPTPIGNLEDITYRAVRTLKEADWIACEDTRTSGVLLQHYDIDTPTTSYHDHNAREKTPQLVARLRAGHTIALITDAGTPGISDPGFYLVRACREAGLDVTPLPGATAFVPALVASGLPTDRFVFEGFLPRKKGRQTRLKTLAREPRTLVLYESPYRMVKTLDDLMAHFGSDRQASFGRELTKAYEEMRHGTLQELRSYLAAQSKVRGEFVLVVHGDS; this is translated from the coding sequence GTGCTCTACCTCGTTCCAACGCCTATTGGGAATCTTGAAGACATCACCTACCGCGCGGTGCGCACATTAAAAGAGGCCGATTGGATTGCATGCGAGGATACGCGCACCTCGGGCGTTTTGCTGCAGCACTACGATATTGACACGCCCACGACGAGCTATCACGACCACAACGCCCGCGAGAAGACGCCGCAGCTGGTGGCGCGATTGCGCGCTGGGCATACCATCGCGCTCATCACTGATGCTGGCACGCCGGGGATCTCGGACCCCGGCTTTTATCTTGTGCGGGCGTGCCGCGAAGCGGGCCTCGACGTTACGCCGTTGCCCGGTGCTACGGCCTTCGTTCCGGCGCTGGTTGCTAGCGGGCTGCCCACCGATCGGTTTGTCTTTGAGGGATTTCTGCCGCGAAAGAAAGGCCGCCAGACGCGGCTAAAAACGCTGGCGCGCGAGCCGCGGACGCTGGTGCTGTACGAGTCGCCCTACCGGATGGTAAAAACCCTGGACGACTTGATGGCTCATTTTGGCTCCGATCGCCAAGCGAGCTTCGGGCGGGAGCTCACCAAGGCCTATGAAGAGATGCGCCATGGAACGCTGCAAGAACTGCGCTCGTACCTTGCGGCGCAGTCAAAAGTGCGAGGCGAGTTTGTGCTCGTCGTGCACGGCGATTCGTGA
- the ruvX gene encoding Holliday junction resolvase RuvX, which yields MLDPTPRVVGIDCGTKRVGIAVADPLQLFARVEGTYAPDEALAVLERLKVTDGLEALVIGWPLTLAGEEGAATDVVAAYIARIRERLPAVPIHKRDERFTSELAKQALQEAGVRQPGRRDKGRVDAAAAAIILQDYLDAG from the coding sequence ATGCTAGACCCTACGCCCCGGGTAGTGGGCATCGACTGCGGAACGAAGCGCGTGGGGATTGCAGTGGCCGACCCGCTGCAGCTCTTTGCGCGTGTTGAAGGAACCTACGCGCCCGATGAGGCCCTTGCGGTGCTTGAGCGCCTGAAGGTAACGGACGGCCTTGAGGCGTTGGTCATTGGATGGCCGCTTACGCTAGCAGGCGAAGAGGGTGCGGCGACGGACGTGGTGGCGGCCTACATTGCGCGTATCCGCGAGCGCCTTCCGGCGGTGCCCATCCACAAACGGGATGAGCGGTTTACCTCTGAACTTGCGAAACAAGCGCTGCAGGAAGCCGGCGTGCGTCAGCCGGGGCGGCGCGACAAGGGCCGTGTAGACGCAGCCGCCGCTGCAATCATCCTGCAGGACTACCTGGACGCGGGGTAG
- a CDS encoding HU family DNA-binding protein, translating to MSDRPETLTKRDVARRVAQEMDEPIYKAKPWVSAVIQVLGDLMIEADPECRIELRDFGVFEVKKTKAKPKARNPQTNEPVFIHSRRKTHFRAGKRIREVLQTPLHELDYTIPEGSADKHLDDEAGDA from the coding sequence ATGTCTGATCGACCGGAGACGTTAACGAAGCGCGATGTGGCCCGGCGTGTAGCACAAGAAATGGATGAGCCCATCTACAAAGCCAAGCCATGGGTTTCGGCTGTCATCCAGGTGCTGGGCGACTTGATGATTGAGGCCGATCCGGAGTGCCGCATCGAACTGCGCGACTTTGGCGTATTTGAGGTCAAGAAGACCAAAGCAAAGCCGAAAGCGCGCAACCCACAAACCAACGAGCCGGTATTCATCCACAGTCGCCGCAAGACACACTTTCGCGCGGGCAAGCGCATTCGTGAGGTGCTGCAAACGCCGCTGCACGAGCTGGATTACACCATTCCGGAAGGTAGTGCCGATAAACACTTGGACGATGAGGCGGGCGACGCGTAA
- a CDS encoding energy transducer TonB codes for MAIRKTEDADLRNEYPIWIEVGLVVTLGILITAFRLNFQPQGDFKVQMEQQEVVKIEEVQQTKQKMKPPPPPKPPVPVAVPNDQIIKENKVDFDASLDLGESLDQPTQPPPPPPKKEEEEEIFMVVEQQPKPVGGMQAIYDNLGEYPDFARKAGIEGRVIIQFVVNEQGQATNLTVLQGVHPLLNEAAMDAIRKTEFTPGKQRGRAVKVRMSLPVMFQLK; via the coding sequence ATGGCTATTCGAAAAACCGAGGATGCTGATTTGCGCAACGAGTATCCGATCTGGATAGAGGTCGGTCTCGTGGTCACGTTGGGCATCCTCATCACGGCTTTCCGACTGAATTTTCAGCCCCAGGGCGACTTCAAGGTGCAGATGGAGCAGCAAGAAGTCGTAAAGATCGAAGAGGTGCAGCAGACGAAGCAAAAGATGAAGCCCCCGCCCCCGCCCAAGCCGCCGGTGCCGGTGGCCGTGCCCAACGACCAGATCATCAAGGAAAATAAGGTCGACTTTGATGCCTCGCTCGATCTAGGCGAGTCGCTCGATCAGCCGACGCAGCCCCCGCCGCCTCCGCCCAAGAAAGAAGAGGAGGAAGAAATCTTCATGGTGGTGGAGCAGCAGCCGAAGCCGGTTGGTGGCATGCAAGCCATCTACGACAACCTTGGCGAGTATCCGGATTTCGCCCGGAAAGCGGGCATTGAAGGCCGCGTAATTATCCAGTTTGTTGTCAACGAGCAAGGCCAAGCGACCAATCTCACGGTGCTGCAGGGCGTGCATCCGCTGCTGAACGAAGCCGCTATGGACGCCATCCGCAAGACGGAGTTTACGCCTGGAAAGCAGCGTGGGCGTGCCGTGAAAGTTCGGATGTCGCTCCCGGTGATGTTCCAGCTCAAGTAG
- a CDS encoding energy transducer TonB, with protein MAIRKTEDANLRNEYPIWVQVGLVVTLAILITAFRLNYQTQGDFNVQMEQQEVVQMEEVKQTKQKIKPPPPPKPPVPVAVPNDQIIKENKVDFDASLDLGESLDQPTQPPPPPPKKEKEEEIFMVVEQQPKPVGGMQSIYENLGEYPDFARKAGIEGRVIIQFIVNEQGQATNLTVLQGVHPLLNEAAMKAIRATRFTPGKQRGRAVKVRMSLPVMFQLK; from the coding sequence ATGGCTATTCGTAAAACCGAGGATGCAAACCTGCGCAACGAGTACCCAATCTGGGTGCAAGTGGGTCTTGTGGTTACACTAGCTATCCTCATCACCGCCTTCCGGCTGAACTACCAGACGCAGGGCGACTTCAATGTGCAAATGGAGCAGCAAGAAGTCGTGCAAATGGAAGAGGTGAAGCAGACGAAGCAAAAGATTAAGCCCCCGCCCCCGCCCAAGCCGCCGGTACCGGTGGCCGTGCCCAACGACCAGATCATCAAGGAAAATAAGGTCGACTTTGATGCCTCGCTCGATCTAGGCGAGTCGCTCGATCAGCCGACGCAGCCCCCGCCCCCTCCGCCCAAGAAAGAAAAGGAGGAAGAAATCTTTATGGTGGTGGAGCAACAGCCGAAGCCGGTTGGCGGCATGCAATCCATCTACGAAAACCTTGGCGAGTATCCGGATTTCGCCCGGAAAGCGGGCATTGAAGGACGTGTAATTATCCAATTTATTGTCAACGAGCAAGGCCAAGCGACCAATCTCACGGTGCTGCAGGGCGTGCATCCCCTGCTGAACGAGGCGGCCATGAAGGCCATTCGTGCGACTCGGTTTACGCCCGGAAAGCAGCGTGGACGTGCCGTGAAAGTTCGGATGTCGCTCCCGGTGATGTTCCAGCTCAAGTAA
- a CDS encoding VanZ family protein produces MAHLPMLTTRQYRWLTGLAVLGIAVACALPAERIPKFSPVLSLDKIAHVLMFAGLGWVSLRGFVQVNVPEQWAVWKQALKVTALGVLFAVGTEVFQHVMPIRRRGDPYDALADLLGLALAVGLWQWRLRRRRVLRETST; encoded by the coding sequence ATGGCACACCTCCCAATGCTAACCACACGTCAGTACCGGTGGCTCACCGGCCTTGCAGTGCTTGGTATAGCCGTTGCATGTGCCCTTCCCGCTGAGCGGATCCCAAAATTCTCACCAGTCCTGAGCCTCGATAAAATCGCCCACGTGCTTATGTTCGCGGGCCTCGGGTGGGTGAGCTTGCGTGGATTCGTGCAGGTGAATGTCCCCGAGCAATGGGCTGTTTGGAAGCAAGCGCTCAAGGTGACGGCACTCGGCGTATTGTTTGCCGTGGGTACCGAAGTTTTTCAACACGTCATGCCAATCCGCCGGCGGGGCGACCCGTACGATGCCCTGGCGGATCTTCTGGGGCTTGCCCTCGCCGTTGGGCTTTGGCAGTGGCGGCTTCGTCGCCGCCGAGTCCTTCGCGAAACATCCACATGA